A part of Corynebacterium lactis RW2-5 genomic DNA contains:
- a CDS encoding class I SAM-dependent methyltransferase: MPGRNEHPPIPPTSGRDKPLFRDASDRFRAGATFDDDLGSSADGASGYHRVRPGYPAEVIAALTQLAHASSVHTVCDIGAGTGKLTSSLADAYPNAEVLAVEPSAAMRAALKITCPEACVLGGTAESTGLESHSVDVAACAQTWHWVDTDAATAELSRVLAPGGVAVLVWNTLDVSIPWVHRLSRIMHAGDILRPGFYPTVGKQMELASEVRMGWEQTLRLEDIVLLARTRSYWLRSKEATRAKVEDNLRWYLGEHLGFGYDEGIALPYRCDAFYYRTAE; the protein is encoded by the coding sequence GTGCCCGGAAGAAACGAACACCCGCCCATCCCGCCGACATCTGGCCGCGATAAGCCGCTCTTTCGCGACGCCTCCGACCGCTTCCGCGCCGGCGCGACCTTCGATGACGACCTGGGCTCGAGCGCCGATGGTGCCTCCGGCTACCACCGCGTCCGGCCCGGCTACCCCGCCGAGGTCATCGCCGCCCTGACCCAGCTAGCTCACGCCTCCTCAGTCCACACCGTATGCGATATCGGCGCGGGCACCGGCAAACTCACCTCCTCGCTTGCCGACGCCTACCCCAACGCGGAGGTTCTGGCCGTGGAGCCCTCCGCAGCCATGCGGGCGGCCCTAAAAATCACCTGTCCCGAGGCCTGCGTCTTAGGCGGTACCGCGGAGTCGACCGGACTGGAAAGCCACAGCGTCGACGTCGCCGCCTGCGCGCAGACCTGGCACTGGGTAGATACGGACGCGGCGACGGCCGAGCTATCCCGCGTCCTGGCCCCCGGCGGAGTGGCCGTGCTGGTCTGGAACACCCTCGACGTTTCCATCCCCTGGGTCCACCGGCTGTCACGCATCATGCACGCCGGCGATATTCTCCGGCCCGGTTTCTACCCGACCGTCGGCAAGCAAATGGAGCTGGCCTCCGAGGTGCGGATGGGCTGGGAGCAGACGCTTCGGCTAGAGGACATCGTACTGCTGGCGCGCACCCGCTCCTACTGGTTGCGCTCGAAGGAGGCCACGCGCGCAAAGGTGGAGGACAACCTGCGCTGGTACCTGGGCGAGCACCTCGGTTTCGGATACGACGAAGGCATCGCACTTCCCTATCGGTGCGATGCCTTCTACTACAGGACTGCGGAATGA